DNA from Comamonas serinivorans:
GCTGGACGACCTGCGCCAACGCGTGAAGGACACGCGGGCCACCGAGCCCGCCCAGGTCAAGGCGCTGCTGGCCGATGCCATCGCCGACATGCTCGCGCCGCTCGAAAAATCGCTGATCGTGGGGGAGTACCACCCGACGGTCATCATGGTGGCCGGCGTGAACGGGGCCGGCAAAACCACCACCATCGGCAAGCTCACCCGCCACCTGGCCGCAGGCGGCGCCACCGTGCTGCTGGCCGCGGCCGACACCTTCCGCGCCGCCGCCCGCGAGCAGCTGGCCGCCTGGGCCGACCGCAACACCCATGACCTGAGCGCGCGCGAGCTGGACCCCGGCAACCGTGTCGAGATCATCAGCCAGCAAGGGGCCGATCCCGCCGCCGTGAGCTTCGACGCCGTGGCGGCCGGCCGCGCACGCGGCAAGGACGTGGTGCTGGTGGACACGGCAGGCCGCCTGCCCACGCAGGCCCACCTCATGGAAGAGCTGCGCAAGATCCGCCGCGTGGTGCAGAAGGCCGACGTGACGGCGCCGCACGAGTGCCTGCTGGTCATCGACGGCAACACCGGTCAGAACGCCCTGGCCCAGGTCAAGGCGTTTGACGAGGTGCTGCAGCTCACCGGCCTGGTGGTCACCAAACTCGACGGCACGGCCAAAGGGGGCGTGCTGTGCGCCATCGCACGCGAGAAGCCACTGCCCGTGTATTTCATCGGCGTGGGCGAAAAGCTCGAGGACCTGGAGACCTTCCACGCACGCGAGTTCGCCCATGCACTGCTCGACTGAGCACCTGGGCGGGAACCGCAGCGCCGCGCTGGCACTCAGTCCCGTGTGCCAGACTTTTCACTCCGCGCGCCAGCAGCGCCCATCGACGACCCGCTCATGAACGCCACCGTTGCCCAAAAACACCTGCTGATGCTCGGCGCGGGCCGCGCCAACCTCCACGCGCTGCGCAGCTTTGCCGACAACCGCAGCGGCGACATGCGCATCACCTTCGTCGCGCCGCACCCGCATTTCACCGATCCGGCCATGCTGGGCGATTACGTGGCCGGCAACCTGGCGCTGGACGACTGCCGCCGGCCGCTGCAAACCGTGCTGGAGGCCGCCGGGGCCGACTACATCGCCGCCGTGCCCACGGGCCTCGATCCGGTCGGCCGCATGGTGCAGCTGAGCAGCGGTCACACCCTGTCGTACGACGTGCTGGCCGTGAACCTGGAGCCGCTGATCGACCGCACCGCCGTCGAGGCCGAGCTGCCCGGCGCGCGCCAGAACGCCATGTTCCTGCACCCGCTCGAGGCCTTTGGCCAGCTGTGGCCCCAGCTGGAAGCGCTGGCCCAGCAGCGCCCCATGCACGTGGCCATCGTCGGCCACGATCTGGGCGCCGCTGAGCTGGCCATGTGCGCCGCCCAAGGCCTGTGGCAGCCCCAGGGCAGCCGGGTCAGCCTGCTGACCCACGGCCAGCCGCTGTTCGACGACGCCCCCCAGGGCCTGCAGCGCAAGGTGCTTGCACGCCTGAAGCAGCTGGGCGTGGCCATCGTGCCCACGCCGGTGCTGGGCTTCACGCCAGGCACCATCCACCTCGAGGGCGAACTCACGCTGAGCTGCGACGCCCCCGTCATCGCCCTGCCACCCAAGCCAGCCGCCTGGCTCAGCCACACCGGCCTGGTGATCGACAACCAGGGCTTTGCCGAGGTGAACGAACGCCTGCAAAGCGAAAGCCACCGCCAGATCTTCATCGCCCATGACGCGGCCGATGAAGCCCTGGGCCCCGTCTTCGACAACAACCTGCGCGTGGCGCTGCAGGGCGGCAACTTCAAGAATGCGCCCAAGCATGGCCGGGCCCTGCGCGTGGTCAGCAGCGGCAACCGCCAGGCCATCGTGACCTGGGGGCCTCTCGCCCTGGAAGGCCGCGAAGTCTGGAACTGGAAGCACCGGCGCGATGCCCGGCTGCTGGACGGCCTGGTGCCTGCCCCCATCGAGTGAACCCTCCGCACGCCTGACCTGCTCACACGACGAACCAGGATCGCCCCATGACGGCCGACATCGATGTGCTGCACACCCTGCAGGCGCGTTTTGAGCAGCACATGCACCGCCATCCCCGGCTGACGTGGCCTGCAGTGCGTGGCCGCATCGAGGCCAACCCCAAAGCGCTGGACAGCCTGCGCCTCATGGAAGCCTCGGGCGGCGAACCCGATGCGGTGGTGCTGAATGCCGACGACGATCCGTTGGGCCCGGTGTGCCTGTGCGACTGCGCGCCGCAAAGCCCCAGCGGCCGCCGCAGCCTCTGCTACGACGGCGCCGCCTTGGCCGAGCGCAAGGCCCATCCGCCGGCAGGCAGCGCCCTGGACCTGGCCCAGGCCATGGGCACACAGCTGCTGACGCCCGAGCAATACCGCGCGCTGCAGCGGCTCGATGCCTTCGACACCAAAACCTCGAGCTGGCTGCTGACCCCGCCCGACATGCGCGCCCAGGGCGGCGCCCTGTTCGGCGACCGCCGTTACGGCCAGGTGTTCACCTACCACAACGGCGCCTCGTCGTACTACGCGGTGCGCGGCTTTCGCAGCCTGCTGTGGGTGTGAGTGATCGCCACGGGCTGTTTTTTGAAGGCAGTATGGCGGCACCACCTTTTGGTGACAAACGGCTAACGGGACATACTCATCGATGCACAGGCATTGCTCAGCGGAGAGCACACGAGAACACCAAGGTGAGTGCCCCGAATTGGTGACGCTGAGCGGCCCAAAGAAAAAGGCCCGATCTTTGTGAGATCGGGCCTTTCAACAGGCTTGGCATCCAAGATCGGGGCATGGCCAGGAAGTTACCTGAGCATCGAACCGTCATTGGTAGGCGCGATTGGATTCGAACCAACGACCCCCACCATGTCAAGGTGGTGCTCTAACCAACTGAGCTACGCGCCTGTTGTTCGTTCGAGAAGCTGAAAGTATAGCACGCAATTTTCAGCTCACGCAACTGGATTGAAAATTTTCCGCCAACACCCGCTTCCTTCTTCGGTTGCCGAACCACTGAACCGCGCGCCACCTGCGGCTGCAGCCTTTGTCATTCGCCCCGATGCCGCAGTCATCAAGACATCAAGTTGCCCAATCCCCTCCGCCCCACGCCGCGTCACCGCCGGGGCTGTGCGATGCGCGGCGGCGGTCGTAAAATCTGCTGCACTGCAACATGCGCAGCATCCCATGACTTGGCCGTGCAGGGCCGGGTCTGCCTGCGAGGAGCACCTGGGTGCCTCAAGACCACGATTCCACAACAGCCGATGACAGCGGCGTCCGCGTCATCAAGAAATACCCCAACCGCCGGCTCTACGACTCGGCCACCTCGACCTACATCACGTTGGCCCAGGTCAAGGAGATGGTGATTGCGGGCGAGCGCGTGCGCGTGCGCGATGCCAAGACCAGTGAAGACCTGACGCGCAGCATCCTGCTGCAGATCATCCTGGAAGAAGAAGCCGGCGGCGCGCCGATGTTCTCGGAAGCGGCGCTGGCCAACATCATCCGGTTCTACGGCCACACCATGCAGGGCTTCATGGGCGCCTACCTGGAGCGCAACGTGGCGGCCTTCTCGGAGATGCAGTCGCGCATGCAGGACCAGGCCAAGTCGTTTTCGCCCGAGGCCTGGGCCCAGTACATGAAGCTGCCGGCCAACCCCATGGGCGCCGTGCAAGAGCAGATGCAGGAACAGATGAAGAAGCAGACCGAGCAGATGCTGGAGATGTTCGGCCTCAAGCGCTGAGTCTGGCTCGCCGGCCGCGCAACGCCTGCCGACTGGACGGCACTTGGCGCGTCCCTGCGCTTCGTGCCATCCAGTATCCAGCCATTCTCGTTGTCCATTAAACGCAAGCCACCTGATACTACCTGGTGGTTTCTTCATGCTCACCCACAACTGCCTGGACCAGACCCCTGAGCGGGCACGTCACCTGAACGCAACCGGGCCACAACGCCCGCCCTCCGACGCTTCACGCCGCTGAACCACACTCTCGGGTCGCCGCCTCCGGCGGCCCGCCTCTTGACCCAGAACTGGGACAATACGCCATGAGCGACGTACTCACCCCCACAACCCCCACGCCGACCCCCGCCAAGCCCCCGAAAGTGGGCTTCGTGTCGCTGGGCTGCCCCAAGGCCCTCACCGACAGCGAGTTGATCCTCACGCAGCTGTCCGCCGAAGGCTACGAGACCGCCAAGACCTTCAACGGTGCCGACCTGGTCATCGTCAACACCTGCGGCTTCATCGACGACGCCGTCAAGGAAAGCCTGGACACGATCGGCGAAGCTCTGGCTGAAAACGGCAAGGTCATCGTGACCGGTTGCCTGGGCGCCAAACAGGCGGCCGACGGCGGCAACATGGTGGCCAGCATCCACCCCAGCGTGCTGGCGGTGACCGGCCCGCACGCCACACAAGAGGTGATGGATGCAGTCCACCAGTTCCTGCCCAAGCCGCACGACCCGTTTGTGGACCTGGTGCCCGGCGCCTTCGGCGATGCCGGCATCAAGCTCACACCCAAGCACTACGCCTACCTGAAGATCAGCGAAGGCTGCAACCACCGCTGCACGTTCTGCATCATCCCGTCCATGCGGGGCGATCTGGTCAGCCGCCCGATTGGCGACGTGCTGAAAGAAGCACGCGCGCTGTTCGAAGGCGGCGTGAAAGAGCTGCTCATCATCAGCCAGGACACCTCGGCCTATGGTGTGGACGTGAAGTACCGCACCGGCTTCTGGGACGGCCGGCCGGTGAAGACCCGCATGTTCGAGCTGGTGCAGGCCCTGGGCGACCTGGCTCAACCCTTTGGGGCCTGGGTGCGCCTGCACTATGTGTACCCCTATCCGCATGTGGACGAGCTGCTGCCGCTGATGGCCGAAGGCAAGGTGCTGCCCTACCTCGATGTGCCGCTGCAGCACAGCCACCCCGATGTGCTCAAGCGCATGAAGCGGCCGGCCAGCGGCGAGCGCAACCTGGAGCGCATCCAGCGCTGGCGCGAGATCTGCCCCGAGCTGGTCATCCGCTCCACCTTCATCGCCGGCTTCCCGGGCGAAACCGAGGCCGAATTCGAACACCTGCTGGACTTCGTGCGCGAAGCGCAGATCGACCGGGCCGGCTGCTTTGCCTACAGCCCTGTCGACGGCGCCACCGCCAACGCCCTGCCCGGCATGCTGCCCGAGGCCGAGCGCGAAGCCCGCCGCGCGCGCTTCATGGCTGTGGCCGAATCCGTGTCCACGGCCAGGCTGCGTCGCCGCGTGGGCGCCACCATGCAGGTGCTGGTGGACAGCGCGCCCGGCCTGGGCAAGCGCGGCGGGGTGGGCCGCAGCTACGCCGATGCACCCGAGATCGACGGCGTGGTGCGCCTGCTGCCGCCCGAAAAGATCAGCAAGACCATGAAAGTGGGCGAGTTCACGCGCGCCCGCATCGTGGACACGCAAGGCCACGACTTGGTGGCCTTGCCGATTT
Protein-coding regions in this window:
- the ftsY gene encoding signal recognition particle-docking protein FtsY, with the translated sequence MFSFFRKKSAPTPAQPAAPVSPEADLPVPAAPTAAIAVVEPMAAPAPVVPPVAEPAAETEATEAARAGWLQRLKSGLSKTSNSIADVFTGGTKIDEALYEELEAALLMADTGVAATTALLDDLRQRVKDTRATEPAQVKALLADAIADMLAPLEKSLIVGEYHPTVIMVAGVNGAGKTTTIGKLTRHLAAGGATVLLAAADTFRAAAREQLAAWADRNTHDLSARELDPGNRVEIISQQGADPAAVSFDAVAAGRARGKDVVLVDTAGRLPTQAHLMEELRKIRRVVQKADVTAPHECLLVIDGNTGQNALAQVKAFDEVLQLTGLVVTKLDGTAKGGVLCAIAREKPLPVYFIGVGEKLEDLETFHAREFAHALLD
- a CDS encoding NAD(P)/FAD-dependent oxidoreductase; this encodes MNATVAQKHLLMLGAGRANLHALRSFADNRSGDMRITFVAPHPHFTDPAMLGDYVAGNLALDDCRRPLQTVLEAAGADYIAAVPTGLDPVGRMVQLSSGHTLSYDVLAVNLEPLIDRTAVEAELPGARQNAMFLHPLEAFGQLWPQLEALAQQRPMHVAIVGHDLGAAELAMCAAQGLWQPQGSRVSLLTHGQPLFDDAPQGLQRKVLARLKQLGVAIVPTPVLGFTPGTIHLEGELTLSCDAPVIALPPKPAAWLSHTGLVIDNQGFAEVNERLQSESHRQIFIAHDAADEALGPVFDNNLRVALQGGNFKNAPKHGRALRVVSSGNRQAIVTWGPLALEGREVWNWKHRRDARLLDGLVPAPIE
- a CDS encoding DUF4256 domain-containing protein codes for the protein MTADIDVLHTLQARFEQHMHRHPRLTWPAVRGRIEANPKALDSLRLMEASGGEPDAVVLNADDDPLGPVCLCDCAPQSPSGRRSLCYDGAALAERKAHPPAGSALDLAQAMGTQLLTPEQYRALQRLDAFDTKTSSWLLTPPDMRAQGGALFGDRRYGQVFTYHNGASSYYAVRGFRSLLWV
- the phaR gene encoding polyhydroxyalkanoate synthesis repressor PhaR — translated: MPQDHDSTTADDSGVRVIKKYPNRRLYDSATSTYITLAQVKEMVIAGERVRVRDAKTSEDLTRSILLQIILEEEAGGAPMFSEAALANIIRFYGHTMQGFMGAYLERNVAAFSEMQSRMQDQAKSFSPEAWAQYMKLPANPMGAVQEQMQEQMKKQTEQMLEMFGLKR
- the rimO gene encoding 30S ribosomal protein S12 methylthiotransferase RimO, translating into MSDVLTPTTPTPTPAKPPKVGFVSLGCPKALTDSELILTQLSAEGYETAKTFNGADLVIVNTCGFIDDAVKESLDTIGEALAENGKVIVTGCLGAKQAADGGNMVASIHPSVLAVTGPHATQEVMDAVHQFLPKPHDPFVDLVPGAFGDAGIKLTPKHYAYLKISEGCNHRCTFCIIPSMRGDLVSRPIGDVLKEARALFEGGVKELLIISQDTSAYGVDVKYRTGFWDGRPVKTRMFELVQALGDLAQPFGAWVRLHYVYPYPHVDELLPLMAEGKVLPYLDVPLQHSHPDVLKRMKRPASGERNLERIQRWREICPELVIRSTFIAGFPGETEAEFEHLLDFVREAQIDRAGCFAYSPVDGATANALPGMLPEAEREARRARFMAVAESVSTARLRRRVGATMQVLVDSAPGLGKRGGVGRSYADAPEIDGVVRLLPPEKISKTMKVGEFTRARIVDTQGHDLVALPI